In Solanum pennellii chromosome 3, SPENNV200, a single window of DNA contains:
- the LOC107013003 gene encoding ras-related protein RABA6a-like isoform X1, translating to MSMDDSFDEECDYLFKSVLVGDSAVGKSNLLSRFARDQFQLDSKPTIGVEFAYKNIRVGDKLIKAQIWDTAGQESVFQIFRFRAITSSYYRGALGALLVYDITRRTTFENLRKWLHELREYGNSDMVIVLVGNKSDLSNSSRQVNIEDGQSLAQLEGLSFLETSAMENLNVEEAFLQMINKIHEVVSQKSLEAKLNEVTTPKSLQQGKKLEIINMMDSEVTATKQNVNCCY from the exons ATGAGTATGGATGATTCATTTGATGAAGAGTGTGATTATTTATTCAAATCAGTTCTTGTTGGAGATTCAGCTGTGGGAAAATCAAATCTTTTATCAAGATTTGCTAGAGATCAATTTCAGCTTGATTCTAAGCCAACTATAGGTGTGGAATTTgcttataaaaatattagagTTGGTGATAAACTCATCAAGGCTCAAATATGGGACACTGCTGGACAAGAAAG tgtttttcaaatatttagGTTTAGAGCAATTACAAGTTCCTATTATCGCGGAGCGCTTGGTGCTTTACTTGTTTACGACATAACAAGAAGGACTAcatttgaaaatttaagaaaatggcTACATGAACTTAGGGAATATGGAAATTCAGACATGGTAATTGTTCTTGTTGGTAACAAATCTGatttatcaaattcatcaaGACAAGTAAATATTGAAGATGGACAAAGCCTTGCACAATTAGAAGGATTATCTTTTTTGGAAACATCAGCTATGGAAAATTTAAATGTTGAAGAAGCATTTCTACAGATGATTAACAAAATTCATGAAGTTGTAAGCCAAAAGAGCTTAGAAGCAAAGTTAAATGAAGTGACTACACCAAAGTCACTTCAACAAgggaaaaaattagaaattattaATATGATGGATAGTGAAGTAACAGCCACTAAACAAAATGTTAATTGTTGTTACTGA
- the LOC107015431 gene encoding uncharacterized protein LOC107015431 isoform X3 — protein MKNRRHNGGTNFIILAILTLVLKGSWHFRQVVLSLFVVIWGLRLGLFLLMRILQWGEDRRFDDKRDNLGKLAIFWILQAIWVWTVSLPVTVVNASDKQPSVQAQDIIGWVMWIIGILVEITADQQKLAFKNSPENRGKWCSDGLWKYSRHPNYFGEILLWWGVFLASTPVLEGAEWLVVFGPVFITLLLLFVSGIPLLEASGDKKFGNVAAYRSYKRKTSPLILLPPGVYGSLPQWFKTILLFEFPFYSRNLPQEELSWSRQTQQGSSRTDPKMS, from the exons ATGAAGAATCGCAGACATAATG GAGGTACAAACTTCATTATACTTGCTATTTTGACCTTGGTGCTAAAGGGTTCATGGCACTTTCGACAG GTGGTGTTGTCTCTATTCGTAGTGATATGGGGCCTTCGGTTGGGGCTATTCTTATTAATGAG GATATTACAGTGGGGGGAGGACAGACGTTTTGATGACAAACGTGACAATCTTGGAAAACTGGCTATATTTTGGATACTTCAG GCAATCTGGGTATGGACTGTTAGTTTACCAGTGACAGTTGTTAATGCAAGTGACAAGCAGCCTTCTGTTCAGGCTCAAGATATCATTGGTTGGGTTATGTGGATTATTGGGATTTTGGTTGAGATTACAGCTGACCAACAAAAATTGGCATTCAAAAACTCCCCGGAAAACAGAGGAAAGTGGTGCAGTGATGGCCTTTGGAAATATTCTCGCCATCCAAACTATTTTGGTGAG ATTTTACTTTGGTGGGGAGTTTTCCTGGCTTCCACACCGGTGCTAGAGGGTGCTGAATGGCTGGTTGTGTTTGGACCAGTCTTCATAACCTTGCTGCTCCTTTTTGTTAGTGGCATACCCTTGCTTGAG GCATCAGGAGACAAGAAGTTTGGAAATGTTGCTGCATACAGATCATATAAGAGAAAAACTAG CCCTCTTATTCTGCTGCCTCCTGGTGTGTATGGGAGTCTTCCTCAATGGTTCAAAACCATACTCCTTTTTGAGTTTCCTTTTTACAGTCGCAATCTTCCGCAAGAAGAGTTAAGCTG GAGTAGACAAACCCAGCAAGGAAGCAGTAGAACAGACCCGAAGATGAGTTGA
- the LOC107014939 gene encoding splicing factor 3B subunit 4: protein MTTRIAPGVGANLLGQHAAERNQDATAYVGNLDPQISEELLWELFVQAGPVVNVYVPKDRVTNAHQGYGFVEFRSEEDADYAIKVLNMIKLYGKPIRVNKASQDKKSVDVGANLFVGNLDPDVDEKLLYDTFSAFGVVVSNPKIMRDPETGNSRGFGFISYDSFDASDAAIEAMNGQYLCNRQITVSYAYKKDTKGERHGTPAERVLASSNPGTQKNRPHTMFASGPPTLPGVPQANGAVGAPVPPRPFANGPMPPAPVPAIRPPPMQPNIYPPMQMPPPQAWQGQPMPPPVAGGIPQQQMQFRGMPPPPPPQLAPPLNRPPPPPAAMGGNVWRPPPPPQHFNGGHHAMSHMSMQPPPPPPAPG, encoded by the exons ATGACGACACGAATAGCTCCGGGGGTCGGAGCAAACCTTCTCGGCCAACACGCGGCGGAGCGTAACCAAGACGCCACCGCCTATGTCGGCAATCTCGACCCTCAG ATTTCTGAAGAGTTGTTATGGGAGCTGTTTGTTCAAGCAGGTCCAGTAG TAAATGTTTATGTCCCCAAGGACAGAGTTACGAATGCTCATCAGGGATACGGTTTTGTGGAATTCCGAAGTGAAGAAGATGCTGACTAT GCAATAAAGGTACTGAATATGATAAAACTTTATGGAAAGCCAATACGTGTAAATAAG GCATCACAAGATAAAAAGAGTGTTGATGTTGGTGCCAACTTGTTTGTTGGGAACCTTGATCCT GATGTAGATGAGAAGCTTCTCTACGACACTTTTAGTGCTTTTGGAGTTGTTGTCTCAAATCCAAAG ATTATGCGAGATCCCGAGACAGGGAATTCCCGGGGTTTTGGTTTCATTAGTTACGATTCATTTGATGCCTCTGATGCAGCAATTGAG GCTATGAATGGTCAATATCTTTGCAATCGCCAAATCACGGTGTCCTATGCCTACAAGAAAGATACAAAGGGGGAACGTCATGGAACCCCTGCTG AGAGGGTTTTAGCTTCGAGTAATCCAGGTACCCAGAAAAACAGGCCTCACACCATGTTTGCAAGTGGACCCCCAACACTTCCCGGTGTTCCTCAAGCCAATGGTGCGGTTGGTGCTCCTGTTCCCCCACGTCCATTTGCAAATGGTCCTATGCCTCCAGCTCCTGTTCCAGCAATTCGGCCACCACCTATGCAGCCTAATATCTACCCACCAATGCAGATGCCTCCACCACAAGCTTGGCAGGGACAGCCTATGCCACCACCAGTTGCAGGTGGCATTCCGCAGCAGCAAATGCAATTCAGAGGAATGCCACCTCCGCCACCCCCACAGTTAGCTCCACCCCTAAATAGGCCCCCTCCACCACCAGCTGCAATGGGTGGTAATGTTTGGCGTCCGCCACCACCTCCTCAGCACTTCAATGGCGGTCACCATGCTATGTCCCATATGTCGATGCAGCCACCCCCTCCACCTCCTGCACCAGGTTGA
- the LOC107015431 gene encoding uncharacterized protein LOC107015431 isoform X2, whose protein sequence is MDSHFLGLTAIVTLGYQFTFFIITAIFRFDKVTDFAGGTNFIILAILTLVLKGSWHFRQVVLSLFVVIWGLRLGLFLLMRILQWGEDRRFDDKRDNLGKLAIFWILQAIWVWTVSLPVTVVNASDKQPSVQAQDIIGWVMWIIGILVEITADQQKLAFKNSPENRGKWCSDGLWKYSRHPNYFGEILLWWGVFLASTPVLEGAEWLVVFGPVFITLLLLFVSGIPLLEASGDKKFGNVAAYRSYKRKTSPLILLPPGVYGSLPQWFKTILLFEFPFYSRNLPQEELS, encoded by the exons ATGGATTCCCATTTCTTGGGCCTCACTGCCATTGTTACT ttgGGTTATCAGTTTACGTTTTTCATAATCACAGCAATCTTCAGGTTTGATAAAGTTACTGACTTTGCTG GAGGTACAAACTTCATTATACTTGCTATTTTGACCTTGGTGCTAAAGGGTTCATGGCACTTTCGACAG GTGGTGTTGTCTCTATTCGTAGTGATATGGGGCCTTCGGTTGGGGCTATTCTTATTAATGAG GATATTACAGTGGGGGGAGGACAGACGTTTTGATGACAAACGTGACAATCTTGGAAAACTGGCTATATTTTGGATACTTCAG GCAATCTGGGTATGGACTGTTAGTTTACCAGTGACAGTTGTTAATGCAAGTGACAAGCAGCCTTCTGTTCAGGCTCAAGATATCATTGGTTGGGTTATGTGGATTATTGGGATTTTGGTTGAGATTACAGCTGACCAACAAAAATTGGCATTCAAAAACTCCCCGGAAAACAGAGGAAAGTGGTGCAGTGATGGCCTTTGGAAATATTCTCGCCATCCAAACTATTTTGGTGAG ATTTTACTTTGGTGGGGAGTTTTCCTGGCTTCCACACCGGTGCTAGAGGGTGCTGAATGGCTGGTTGTGTTTGGACCAGTCTTCATAACCTTGCTGCTCCTTTTTGTTAGTGGCATACCCTTGCTTGAG GCATCAGGAGACAAGAAGTTTGGAAATGTTGCTGCATACAGATCATATAAGAGAAAAACTAG CCCTCTTATTCTGCTGCCTCCTGGTGTGTATGGGAGTCTTCCTCAATGGTTCAAAACCATACTCCTTTTTGAGTTTCCTTTTTACAGTCGCAATCTTCCGCAAGAAGAGTTAAGCTG A
- the LOC107014892 gene encoding uncharacterized protein LOC107014892, whose translation MPVVFSESSTVSEQIRYRKPRTQNQQETQDMDPVSSSSRSTKPTISSLLLAPFSPTSPTHENSTTPSASTVFSTKKKNFATFRGLGCTASPQVSVPAVIRTSADWDSKRVKKKKQNSNKNKSLNSAVNVGGGVSIGCSSNSVQNNNPSSSSSSSAPLSLSSSCVAVPDVWCGPGIGLTTDAASVDCVVSRRPVSGRGRIESDKATPRERSACPIRRMVSPEDNPFLDIESSLGIPRSQIELFASRHHRHSRHGYSEGLAEIVMLQNSLMGGRTDGLDRYRNWRLDVDNMSYEELLELGDRIGYVNTGLREDEIARCVRRTKPFFLSNLSLIRTELERQCTICQEEYEAEDEMGKLDCGHFYHIRCIKQWLSQKNSCPVCKSAAMSNS comes from the exons ATGCCTGTGGTATTCTCAGAAAGCTCCACGGTTTCAGAACAGATTAGATATAGAAAACCCAGAACGCAAAACCAACAAGAAACCCAAGATATGGATccagtttcttcttcttctcgcTCCACTAAACCCACAATTTCATCTCTACTTCTAGCACCATTTTCGCCTACAAGTCCTACCCATGAAAACTCAACTACCCCCAGTGCCTCTACAGTTTTTTCCACTAAAAAGAAGAACTTTGCTACATTTAGGGGACTGGGTTGTACTGCATCACCACAAGTGTCGGTTCCTGCTGTGATTAGGACTTCGGCTGACTGGGATTCCAAGAGAGTCAAGAAGAAAAAGCAGAACAGCAACAAGAACAAATCCCTTAATTCTGCTGTTAATGTTGGTGGAGGAGTATCCATTGGCTGCAGCAGTAACTCAGTCCAGAATAATAACCCTTCATCGTCGTCTTCTTCATCAGCACCATTATCGTTATCATCGAGCTGTGTGGCGGTTCCTGACGTTTGGTGTGGTCCTGGAATTGGATTAACTACTGATGCTGCTTCTGTTGATTGCGTTGTTTCAAGAAGACCCGTGTCTGGGAGGGGAAGAATCGAAAGTGACAAAGCTACGCCTAGAGAG AGATCTGCATGTCCTATACGAAGAATGGTGAGCCCAGAAGACAACCCTTTCCTGGATATAGAAAGTAGCCTAGGTATACCACGCTCCCAAATAGAGTTATTTGCATCTAGGCATCATCGACATTCTCGCCATGGTTATTCAGAAGGACTTGCAGAG ATTGTGATGCTTCAAAATAGTCTTATGGGAGGAAGAACAGATGGTCTTGATCGATACAGGAACTGGAGACTAGATGTGGATAACATGTCCTATGAG GAATTGCTGGAACTTGGTGACAGAATCGGATACGTCAACACAGGATTGAGAGAAGACGAGATAGCTCGATGTGTTAGAAGAACCAAGCCCTTCTTTTTGAGTAATTTATCTCTTATCCGCACAGAATTGGAAAGGCAGTGCACCATCTGTCAG GAGGAATATGAGGCTGAGGATGAGATGGGGAAGCTGGATTGTGGACATTTCTATCACATTCGTTGCATAAAGCAGTGGCTGAGTCAAAAAAATAGTTGCCCAGTTTGTAAATCTGCAGCTATGTCTAATAGCTAG
- the LOC107012364 gene encoding calcium-binding allergen Ole e 8-like — MAATDNVTNNNNSVSKPSLYLQNMDEVQKVFQRFDTNGDGMISGEELSGVISALGSGTSPEEVSRMMNEIDSDRDGFISLQEFAEFCKGDINSVGDGGVRELREAFDLYDQDSNGLISAAELHQILTRLGENCSVQDCTKMINSVDADGDGYVSFEEFKKMMTTSK, encoded by the coding sequence ATGGCTGCTACCGACAATGTAACCAACAACAATAACTCCGTTTCCAAGCCTTCTCTTTACCTTCAGAACATGGATGAGGTGCAAAAAGTGTTTCAACGGTTCGACACGAACGGCGACGGCATGATATCCGGCGAAGAGCTCTCCGGCGTCATCAGTGCTCTTGGATCTGGTACATCTCCTGAAGAAGTCTCTCGTATGATGAATGAAATTGATTCTGACAGAGACGGTTTCATTAGCCTTCAGGAATTTGCTGAGTTCTGCAAAGGCGACATTAACAGCGTCGGTGACGGTGGCGTTAGGGAGCTTCGTGAAGCGTTTGACCTGTACGATCAGGACAGTAACGGATTGATCTCCGCCGCTGAGCTTCATCAGATCCTGACTCGTTTAGGCGAAAACTGCTCCGTTCAGGACTGTACCAAAATGATCAACTCCGTTGATGCCGACGGCGACGGTTACGTTAGCTTTGAAGAGTTTAAGAAGATGATGACTACCAGCAAGTAG
- the LOC107015431 gene encoding uncharacterized protein LOC107015431 isoform X1 yields MDSHFLGLTAIVTLGYQFTFFIITAIFRFDKVTDFAGGTNFIILAILTLVLKGSWHFRQVVLSLFVVIWGLRLGLFLLMRILQWGEDRRFDDKRDNLGKLAIFWILQAIWVWTVSLPVTVVNASDKQPSVQAQDIIGWVMWIIGILVEITADQQKLAFKNSPENRGKWCSDGLWKYSRHPNYFGEILLWWGVFLASTPVLEGAEWLVVFGPVFITLLLLFVSGIPLLEASGDKKFGNVAAYRSYKRKTSPLILLPPGVYGSLPQWFKTILLFEFPFYSRNLPQEELSWSRQTQQGSSRTDPKMS; encoded by the exons ATGGATTCCCATTTCTTGGGCCTCACTGCCATTGTTACT ttgGGTTATCAGTTTACGTTTTTCATAATCACAGCAATCTTCAGGTTTGATAAAGTTACTGACTTTGCTG GAGGTACAAACTTCATTATACTTGCTATTTTGACCTTGGTGCTAAAGGGTTCATGGCACTTTCGACAG GTGGTGTTGTCTCTATTCGTAGTGATATGGGGCCTTCGGTTGGGGCTATTCTTATTAATGAG GATATTACAGTGGGGGGAGGACAGACGTTTTGATGACAAACGTGACAATCTTGGAAAACTGGCTATATTTTGGATACTTCAG GCAATCTGGGTATGGACTGTTAGTTTACCAGTGACAGTTGTTAATGCAAGTGACAAGCAGCCTTCTGTTCAGGCTCAAGATATCATTGGTTGGGTTATGTGGATTATTGGGATTTTGGTTGAGATTACAGCTGACCAACAAAAATTGGCATTCAAAAACTCCCCGGAAAACAGAGGAAAGTGGTGCAGTGATGGCCTTTGGAAATATTCTCGCCATCCAAACTATTTTGGTGAG ATTTTACTTTGGTGGGGAGTTTTCCTGGCTTCCACACCGGTGCTAGAGGGTGCTGAATGGCTGGTTGTGTTTGGACCAGTCTTCATAACCTTGCTGCTCCTTTTTGTTAGTGGCATACCCTTGCTTGAG GCATCAGGAGACAAGAAGTTTGGAAATGTTGCTGCATACAGATCATATAAGAGAAAAACTAG CCCTCTTATTCTGCTGCCTCCTGGTGTGTATGGGAGTCTTCCTCAATGGTTCAAAACCATACTCCTTTTTGAGTTTCCTTTTTACAGTCGCAATCTTCCGCAAGAAGAGTTAAGCTG GAGTAGACAAACCCAGCAAGGAAGCAGTAGAACAGACCCGAAGATGAGTTGA
- the LOC107013003 gene encoding ras-related protein RABA6a-like isoform X2, producing the protein MSMDDSFDEECDYLFKSVLVGDSAVGKSNLLSRFARDQFQLDSKPTIGVEFAYKNIRVGDKLIKAQIWDTAGQERFRAITSSYYRGALGALLVYDITRRTTFENLRKWLHELREYGNSDMVIVLVGNKSDLSNSSRQVNIEDGQSLAQLEGLSFLETSAMENLNVEEAFLQMINKIHEVVSQKSLEAKLNEVTTPKSLQQGKKLEIINMMDSEVTATKQNVNCCY; encoded by the exons ATGAGTATGGATGATTCATTTGATGAAGAGTGTGATTATTTATTCAAATCAGTTCTTGTTGGAGATTCAGCTGTGGGAAAATCAAATCTTTTATCAAGATTTGCTAGAGATCAATTTCAGCTTGATTCTAAGCCAACTATAGGTGTGGAATTTgcttataaaaatattagagTTGGTGATAAACTCATCAAGGCTCAAATATGGGACACTGCTGGACAAGAAAG GTTTAGAGCAATTACAAGTTCCTATTATCGCGGAGCGCTTGGTGCTTTACTTGTTTACGACATAACAAGAAGGACTAcatttgaaaatttaagaaaatggcTACATGAACTTAGGGAATATGGAAATTCAGACATGGTAATTGTTCTTGTTGGTAACAAATCTGatttatcaaattcatcaaGACAAGTAAATATTGAAGATGGACAAAGCCTTGCACAATTAGAAGGATTATCTTTTTTGGAAACATCAGCTATGGAAAATTTAAATGTTGAAGAAGCATTTCTACAGATGATTAACAAAATTCATGAAGTTGTAAGCCAAAAGAGCTTAGAAGCAAAGTTAAATGAAGTGACTACACCAAAGTCACTTCAACAAgggaaaaaattagaaattattaATATGATGGATAGTGAAGTAACAGCCACTAAACAAAATGTTAATTGTTGTTACTGA